One segment of Drosophila ananassae strain 14024-0371.13 chromosome 3R, ASM1763931v2, whole genome shotgun sequence DNA contains the following:
- the LOC6497253 gene encoding tyrosine-protein phosphatase Lar isoform X2, with protein MGLQMAVSSLVAASSILVLLLLTWTPQIVDAVHANYSDIPYIQYLTHPPEIIKKPQNQGVRVGGVASFYCAARGDPPPSIVWRKNGKKVSGTQSRYTVLEQPGGISILRIEPVRAGRDDAPYECVAENGVGDAVHADATLTIYEGDKTPAGFPVITQSPGTRVIEVGHTVLMTCKAIGNPTPNIYWIKNQTKVDMSNPRYSLKDGFLQIENSREEDQGKYECVAENSMGTEHSKATNLYVKVRRVPPTFSRPPEPINEVMLGSNLNLSCIAVGSPMPHVKWMKGSEDLTPENEMPIGRNVLQLINIQESANYTCIAASTLGQIDFVSVVKVQSLPTAPTDVQISEVTATSVRLEWSYKGPEDLQYYVIQYKPKNANQAFSEISGIITMYYVVRALSPYTEYEFYVIAVNNIGRGPPSAPATCTTGDFSFGGTKMESAPRNVQVRTLSSSTMVITWEPPETPNGQVTGYKVYYTTNSNQPEASWNSQMVDNSELTTVSELTPHAIYTVRVQAYTSMGAGPMSTPVQVKAQQGVPSQPSNFRATDIGETAVTLQWSKPTHSSENIVHYELYWYDTYANQTHHKRISNSEAYTLDGLYPDTIYYIWLAARSQRGEGATTPQIPVRTKQYVPGAPPRNITATAASSTTISLNWLPPPAERSNGRIIYYKVFFVEVGREDDEATTLTLNRTSILLDELKRWTEYKIWVLAGTSVGDGPRSHPIILRTQEDVPGDPQDVKATPLNSTSIHVSWKPPLEKDRNGIIRGYHIHAQELRDEGKGFLNEPFKFDVVDTLEFNVTGLQPDTKYSIQVAALTRKGDGDRSAAIVVKTPGGVPVRPTVSLKIMERDPTVSIELEWERPAQTYGELRGYRLRWGVKDQALKEEMLSGPQMTKRRFDDLERGVEYEFRVAGSNHIGIGQETVKIFQTPEGTPGGPPSNITIRFQTPDVVCVTWDPPTREHRNGLITRYDVQFHKKIDHGLGSERNMTLRKAVFTNLEENTEYIFRVRAYTKQGAGPFSEKLIVETERDMGRAPMSVQAEATSEQTAEIWWEPVPSRGKLLGYKIFYTMTAVEDLDDWQTKTVGLTESADLVNLEKFAQYAVAIAARFKNGLGRLSEKVTVRIKPEDVPLNLRAHDVSTHSMTLSWSPPIRLTPVNYKISFDAMKVFVDSQGFSQTQVVQKREIILKHYVKTHTINELSPFTTYNVNVSAIPSDYSYRPPTKITVTTQMAAPQPMVKPDFYGVVNGEEILVILPQASEEYGPISHYYLVVVQEDKSNLHKIPDQFLTNELLPGWNKPERSNAPYIAAKFPQRSIPFTFHLGSGDDYHNYTNRKLEREKRYRIFVRAVVDTPQKHLYTSSPFSEFLSLDMREAPPGERPHRPDPNSPSEPEVSVNRNKDEPEILWVVLPLMVSTFIVSTALIVLCVVKRRRQPCKTPDQAAVTRPLMAADLGAGPTPSDPVDMRRLNFQTPGMISHPPIPISEFSNHIERLKSNDNQKFSQEYESIEPGQQFTWDNSNLEHNKSKNRYANVTAYDHSRVQLPPTEGVSGSDYINANYCDGYRKHNAYVATQGPLQETFIDFWRMCWELKTATIVMMTRLEERTRIKCDQYWPSRGTETYGQIFVTITETQELATYSIRTFQLCRQGFNDRREIKQLQFTAWPDHGVPDHPAPFLQFLRRCRALTPPESGPVVVHCSAGVGRTGCYIVIDSMLERMKHEKIIDIYGHVTCLRAQRNYMVQTEDQYIFIHDAILEAIVCGLTEVPARNLHTHLQKLLTTEPGESISGMEVEFKKLSNVKMDSSKFVTANLPCNKHKNRLVHILPYESSRVYLTPIHGIEGSDYVNASFIDGYRYRSAYIAAQGPVQDTAEDFWRMLWEHNSTIVVMLTKLKEMGREKCFQYWPHERSVRYQYYVVDPIAEYNMPQYKLREFKVTDARDGSSRTVRQFQFIDWPEQGVPKSGEGFIDFIGQVHKTKEQFGQDGPITVHCSAGVGRTGVFITLSIVLERMQYEGVLDVFQTVRILRSQRPAMVQTEDQYHFCYRAALEYLGSFDNYAN; from the exons GATTTCTGCAAATCGAAAACAGCCGGGAGGAGGATCAAGGCAAATACGAATGTGTGGCCGAAAACAGCATGGGAACTGAGCACTCGAAGGCCACCAACTTGTATGTGAAAGTCCGTCGTGTTCCGCCCACCTTTTCCCGCCCACCAGAGCCCATCAATGAGGTGATGCTGGGCTCCAATCTGAATCTGTCCTGCATCGCCGTCGGCTCCCCCATGCCGCATGTCAAGTGGATGAAGG GCTCCGAGGATCTAACACCCGAGAATGAGATGCCAATCGGTCGGAATGTCCTGCAACTGATTAATATTCAGGAGAGTGCCAACTACACTTGCATTGCCGCCTCAACTCTGGGGCAAATCGATTTCGTTTCGGTGGTGAAAGTGCAAT CTCTGCCCACCGCACCCACCGATGTGCAAATATCCGAGGTGACCGCCACTTCGGTGCGTCTGGAGTGGTCGTACAAGGGTCCCGAGGACTTGCAGTACTATGTGATCCAGTACAAGCCGAAGAACGCCAACCAGGCCTTCAGCGAGATTAGCGGAATCATCACCATGTACTATGTGGTCCGGGCATTGAGTCCCTACACGGAGTACGAGTTCTACGTGATAGCCGTGAACAATATCGGACGTGGACCGCCATCGGCGCCAGCGACTTGTACCACTG GCGATTTCTCATTCGGTGGCACAA AAATGGAAAGTGCCCCACGTAATGTTCAAGTGCGCACGCTGAGCTCCTCCACCATGGTTATTACTTGGGAGCCACCAGAGACGCCCAATGGACAAGTGACC GGCTACAAGGTGTACTACACGACCAATTCGAACCAACCAGAGGCCTCTTGGAATTCTCAGATGGTGGACAATAGCGAACTGACCACAGTGTCCGAGCTCACTCCGCATGCCATCTATACGGTTCGGGTTCAGGCGTACACCTCAATGGGGGCCGGTCCCATGTCCACACCGGTCCAGGTGAAGGCGCAGCAAG GTGTGCCATCACAACCGAGCAATTTCCGGGCCACCGATATCGGCGAGACCGCAGTCACATTGCAATGGTCGAAGCCGACGCATTCCAGCGAGAATATCGTACACTACGAGCTCTACTGGTATGACACATACGCCAATCAGACCCATCACAA ACGGATTTCCAACTCGGAGGCATACACTCTGGACGGCCTGTATCCCGATACCATTTACTATATCTGGCTGGCGGCAAGGTCACAACGAGGCGAGGGGGCCACCACACCCCAGATTCCGGTTCGCACCAAGCAATATG TACCAGGTGCACCGCCCCGTAATATCACCGCCACGGCCGCCAGCTCCACTACGATCTCCCTGAACTGGCTACCGCCGCCCGCCGAAAGGTCCAACGGCCGGATCATTTACTATAAGGTATTCTTCGTGGAGGTGGGCCGCGAAGACGACGAGGCCACAACGTTGACCCTCAATAGGACCAGCATTCTGCTGGACGAGCTCAAGCGCTGGACGGAGTACAAGATCTGGGTCCTGGCCGGCACCTCCGTCGGCGACGGTCCCCGGTCACATCCGATCATATTGCGCACCCAAGAGGATG TGCCCGGAGATCCGCAGGATGTTAAAGCCACTCCCTTGAACTCCACGTCGATCCACGTCAGTTGGAAGCCACCACTCGAAAAGGACCGCAATGGCATCATTCGTGGCTATCATATACACGCCCAGGAGCTGCGAGATGAG GGCAAGGGCTTCCTCAACGAACCCTTCAAGTTCGATGTGGTAGACACTCTGGAGTTCAATGTAACAGGCCTGCAACCGGACACCAAGTATTCCATCCAAGTGGCTGCCTTGACCCGGAAGGGCGATGGTGACCGCAGCGCAGCAATTGTGGTAAAGACGCCCGGAGGAGTTCCAGTTAGGCCCACAGTGAGtctaaagattatggagcgTGATCCAACGGTCTCCATTGAGCTGGAGTGGGAGCGTCCGGCACAGACTTACGGTGAACTAAGGGGCTACCGCCTGCGCTGGGGTGTCAAGGATCAGGCTCTGAAGGAGGAGATGCTTTCGGGACCCCAGATGACCAAACGGCGCTTCGATGATCTGGAACGTGGTGTGGAGTACGAGTTCCGCGTGGCGGGCAGCAACCACATCGGCATTGGTCAGGAGACAGTAAAGATATTCCAGACACCCGAGGGAACGCCGGGTGGACCACCGTCGAACATTACCATCCGCTTCCAGACCCCGGATGTTGTGTGCGTGACTTGGGATCCCCCTACAAGGGAGCACCGGAATGGTCTGATCACCCGCTACGACGTCCAGTTCCACAAGAAGATCGACCATGGCCTCGGATCTGAGCGAAACATGACCCTGCGCAAGGCGGTTTTCACCAACCTGGAGGAGAACACCGAGTACATCTTCCGGGTGAGGGCCTACACCAAACAAGGAGCCGGACCCTTCAGCGAGAAACTGATCGTGGAGACGGAGCGTGACATGGGCCGAGCACCGATGTCCGTCCAGGCGGAGGCCACGTCCGAGCAGACGGCGGAGATCTGGTGGGAGCCAGTGCCCAGTCGTGGTAAGTTGCTGGGCTACAAGATTTTCTACACGATGACGGCTGTGGAGGATCTGGATGACTGGCAGACGAAGACCGTGGGACTGACGGAGTCCGCTGATTTGGTGAATCTGGAAAAGTTTGCCCAGTATGCTGTGGCCATTGCGGCGCgttttaagaatggtttgggCAGGCTTAGCGAGAAGGTAACCGTTCGCATCAAGCCGGAGGATGTGCCTCTGAATCTCCGTGCCCACGACGTTAGCACTCACTCGATGACCCTCAGCTGGTCGCCTCCTATTCGTCTCACCCCTGTCAACTACAAGATCAGCTTCGACGCCATGAAGGTGTTCGTGGATTCGCAAGGTTTCTCCCAGACCCAGGTGGTTCAGAAGCGGGAGATCATACTGAAGCACTACGTGAAGACGCACACGATCAACGAGCTGAGTCCGTTCACCACCTACAACGTGAACGTGAGCGCCATACCATCGGACTACTCTTACCGCCCACCCACCAAGATCACTGTCACCACCCAGATGGCCGCCCCCCAACCCATGGTCAAACCGGACTTCTACGGAGTGGTCAACGGCGAGGAGATACTAGTGATACTGCCGCAGGCCTCCGAGGAGTACGGCCCCATTTCGCACTACTACTTGGTGGTGGTGCAAGAGGACAAGTCCAATCTTCACAAGATACCCGATCAGTTCCTCACAAACGAGCTGCTCCCGGGCTGGAACAAGCCGGAGCGTTCCAACGCCCCCTACATAGCCGCCAAGTTCCCGCAACGCTCCATTCCGTTCACCTTCCATTTGGGTTCCGGCGACGACTACCACAACTACACCAACCGAAAGCTGGAGCGGGAGAAGCGCTACCGAATCTTTGTCCGAGCAGTGGTAGACACGCCCCAGAAACATCTCTACACCTCGAGTCCCTTCTCGGAGTTCCTCTCTCTGGACATGAGGGAGGCGCCTCCGGGCGAAAGGCCACACCGACCTGACCCCAACTCTCCCTCAGAGCCGGAGGTGTCTGTCAACCGTAACAAGGATGAACCGGAGATTCTGTGGGTGGTGCTCCCGTTGATGGTGTCCACCTTTATTGTCTCCACCGCGTTGATAGTGCTCTGTGTGGTGAAGAGGCGCCGCCAGCCGTGCAAGACCCCGGATCAGGCGGCAGTAACCCGTCCGCTGATGGCCGCCGACCTCGGAGCTGGACCCACGCCCAGCGATCCCGTGGACATGCGACGGTTGAACTTCCAAACCCCCGGCATGATCTCACACCCGCCCATTCCAATCTCGGAATTTTCCAACCACATAGAGAGGCTCAAGTCCAACGACAACCAGAAGTTCTCGCAGGAATACGAGAGCATTGAGCCGGGCCAGCAGTTCACCTGGGACAACTCCAACCTGGAGCACAACAAGTCCAAGAATCGCTACGCCAACGTGACCGCCTACGACCATTCGCGTGTCCAACTGCCGCCAACGGAGGGTGTGTCCGGGTCGGACTACATAAACGCCAACTACTGCGATGGATATCGGAAGCATAACGCCTATGTGGCCACCCAGGGTCCACTCCAGGAGACCTTCATCGACTTTTGGCGCATGTGCTGGGAACTGAAGACTGCCACCATTGTGATGATGACGCGCTTGGAGGAGCGGACCCGGATCAAGTGTGACCAATACTGGCCGTCACGTGGCACAGAAACCTACGGCCAAATCTTTGTGACCATTACGGAGACCCAGGAACTGGCCACATACAGCATTCGGACCTTCCAACTGTGCCGGCAGGGCTTCAATGATCGACGGGAGATCAAGCAGCTGCAGTTCACCGCCTGGCCCGACCATGGAGTGCCCGATCATCCCGCCCCGTTCCTGCAGTTCCTGCGACGCTGCCGCGCCCTAACGCCACCGGAATCCGGCCCCGTGGTTGTCCACTGCTCGGCAGGAGTAGGTCGCACTGGATGCTACATTGTAATCGACTCGATGTTGGAGCGGATGAAGCACGAAAAGATCATCGACATTTACGGACATGTGACGTGCCTGCGAGCGCAGCGTAACTACATGGTGCAGACCGAGGACCAGTACATCTTCATACACGACGCCATCTTGGAAGCCATCGTCTGTGGGCTGACGGAGGTGCCCGCTCGCAACCTGCACACCCACCTGCAGAAACTCTTGACCACGGAGCCCGGCGAGAGCATCTCTGGCATGGAGGTGGAGTTCAAGAAGCTCTCAAACGTGAAAATGGACTCGTCCAAGTTTGTTACGGCCAATCTGCCATGCAATAAACACAAGAACCGCCTGGTCCATATCCTGCCGTACGAGTCCAGCCGCGTCTACCTGACCCCCATCCATGGCATTGAGGGAAGCGATTACGTCAATGCCAGCTTCATCGATGGTTATCGCTACCGCTCCGCCTACATCGCCGCCCAGGGACCTGTCCAGGATACCGCCGAGGACTTTTGGCGAATGCTCTGGGAGCATAACTCCACCATTGTGGTGATGCTCACCAAGCTCAAGGAAATGGGCAGG gagaaatgcttcCAGTACTGGCCCCACGAGCGATCCGTGCGCTATCAGTATTATGTTGTGGACCCCATTGCTGAATACAATATGCCGCAGTACAAGTTGCGCGAGTTCAAG GTGACCGATGCTCGCGATGGCTCTTCGCGCACCGTCCGACAATTCCAGTTCATCGACTGGCCAGAGCAGGGAGTGCCCAAGTCGGGTGAGGGATTCATCGACTTTATTGGACAGGTGCACAAGACCAAGGAGCAGTTTGGCCAGGATGGACCCATCACTGTGCACTGTTCCGCTGGTGTGGGTCGGACGGGTGTGTTTATCACCCTCAGCATTGTCCTTGAGCGGATGCAGTACGAAGGAGTCCTGGATGTTTTCCAGACCGTGCGCATCCTGCGCTCCCAGCGACCGGCAATGGTGCAAACCGAG GATCAATATCACTTCTGCTACCGCGCTGCATTGGAGTACTTGGGCTCATTCGACAACTATGCCAACTGA
- the LOC6497253 gene encoding tyrosine-protein phosphatase Lar isoform X9 codes for MGLQMAVSSLVAASSILVLLLLTWTPQIVDAVHPPEIIKKPQNQGVRVGGVASFYCAARGDPPPSIVWRKNGKKVSGTQSRYTVLEQPGGISILRIEPVRAGRDDAPYECVAENGVGDAVHADATLTIYEGDKTPAGFPVITQSPGTRVIEVGHTVLMTCKAIGNPTPNIYWIKNQTKVDMSNPRYSLKDGFLQIENSREEDQGKYECVAENSMGTEHSKATNLYVKVRRVPPTFSRPPEPINEVMLGSNLNLSCIAVGSPMPHVKWMKGSEDLTPENEMPIGRNVLQLINIQESANYTCIAASTLGQIDFVSVVKVQSLPTAPTDVQISEVTATSVRLEWSYKGPEDLQYYVIQYKPKNANQAFSEISGIITMYYVVRALSPYTEYEFYVIAVNNIGRGPPSAPATCTTGDFSFGGTKMESAPRNVQVRTLSSSTMVITWEPPETPNGQVTGYKVYYTTNSNQPEASWNSQMVDNSELTTVSELTPHAIYTVRVQAYTSMGAGPMSTPVQVKAQQGVPSQPSNFRATDIGETAVTLQWSKPTHSSENIVHYELYWYDTYANQTHHKRISNSEAYTLDGLYPDTIYYIWLAARSQRGEGATTPQIPVRTKQYVPGDPQDVKATPLNSTSIHVSWKPPLEKDRNGIIRGYHIHAQELRDEGKGFLNEPFKFDVVDTLEFNVTGLQPDTKYSIQVAALTRKGDGDRSAAIVVKTPGGVPVRPTVSLKIMERDPTVSIELEWERPAQTYGELRGYRLRWGVKDQALKEEMLSGPQMTKRRFDDLERGVEYEFRVAGSNHIGIGQETVKIFQTPEGTPGGPPSNITIRFQTPDVVCVTWDPPTREHRNGLITRYDVQFHKKIDHGLGSERNMTLRKAVFTNLEENTEYIFRVRAYTKQGAGPFSEKLIVETERDMGRAPMSVQAEATSEQTAEIWWEPVPSRGKLLGYKIFYTMTAVEDLDDWQTKTVGLTESADLVNLEKFAQYAVAIAARFKNGLGRLSEKVTVRIKPEDVPLNLRAHDVSTHSMTLSWSPPIRLTPVNYKISFDAMKVFVDSQGFSQTQVVQKREIILKHYVKTHTINELSPFTTYNVNVSAIPSDYSYRPPTKITVTTQMAAPQPMVKPDFYGVVNGEEILVILPQASEEYGPISHYYLVVVQEDKSNLHKIPDQFLTNELLPGWNKPERSNAPYIAAKFPQRSIPFTFHLGSGDDYHNYTNRKLEREKRYRIFVRAVVDTPQKHLYTSSPFSEFLSLDMREAPPGERPHRPDPNSPSEPEVSVNRNKDEPEILWVVLPLMVSTFIVSTALIVLCVVKRRRQPCKTPDQAAVTRPLMAADLGAGPTPSDPVDMRRLNFQTPGMISHPPIPISEFSNHIERLKSNDNQKFSQEYESIEPGQQFTWDNSNLEHNKSKNRYANVTAYDHSRVQLPPTEGVSGSDYINANYCDGYRKHNAYVATQGPLQETFIDFWRMCWELKTATIVMMTRLEERTRIKCDQYWPSRGTETYGQIFVTITETQELATYSIRTFQLCRQGFNDRREIKQLQFTAWPDHGVPDHPAPFLQFLRRCRALTPPESGPVVVHCSAGVGRTGCYIVIDSMLERMKHEKIIDIYGHVTCLRAQRNYMVQTEDQYIFIHDAILEAIVCGLTEVPARNLHTHLQKLLTTEPGESISGMEVEFKKLSNVKMDSSKFVTANLPCNKHKNRLVHILPYESSRVYLTPIHGIEGSDYVNASFIDGYRYRSAYIAAQGPVQDTAEDFWRMLWEHNSTIVVMLTKLKEMGREKCFQYWPHERSVRYQYYVVDPIAEYNMPQYKLREFKVTDARDGSSRTVRQFQFIDWPEQGVPKSGEGFIDFIGQVHKTKEQFGQDGPITVHCSAGVGRTGVFITLSIVLERMQYEGVLDVFQTVRILRSQRPAMVQTEDQYHFCYRAALEYLGSFDNYAN; via the exons GATTTCTGCAAATCGAAAACAGCCGGGAGGAGGATCAAGGCAAATACGAATGTGTGGCCGAAAACAGCATGGGAACTGAGCACTCGAAGGCCACCAACTTGTATGTGAAAGTCCGTCGTGTTCCGCCCACCTTTTCCCGCCCACCAGAGCCCATCAATGAGGTGATGCTGGGCTCCAATCTGAATCTGTCCTGCATCGCCGTCGGCTCCCCCATGCCGCATGTCAAGTGGATGAAGG GCTCCGAGGATCTAACACCCGAGAATGAGATGCCAATCGGTCGGAATGTCCTGCAACTGATTAATATTCAGGAGAGTGCCAACTACACTTGCATTGCCGCCTCAACTCTGGGGCAAATCGATTTCGTTTCGGTGGTGAAAGTGCAAT CTCTGCCCACCGCACCCACCGATGTGCAAATATCCGAGGTGACCGCCACTTCGGTGCGTCTGGAGTGGTCGTACAAGGGTCCCGAGGACTTGCAGTACTATGTGATCCAGTACAAGCCGAAGAACGCCAACCAGGCCTTCAGCGAGATTAGCGGAATCATCACCATGTACTATGTGGTCCGGGCATTGAGTCCCTACACGGAGTACGAGTTCTACGTGATAGCCGTGAACAATATCGGACGTGGACCGCCATCGGCGCCAGCGACTTGTACCACTG GCGATTTCTCATTCGGTGGCACAA AAATGGAAAGTGCCCCACGTAATGTTCAAGTGCGCACGCTGAGCTCCTCCACCATGGTTATTACTTGGGAGCCACCAGAGACGCCCAATGGACAAGTGACC GGCTACAAGGTGTACTACACGACCAATTCGAACCAACCAGAGGCCTCTTGGAATTCTCAGATGGTGGACAATAGCGAACTGACCACAGTGTCCGAGCTCACTCCGCATGCCATCTATACGGTTCGGGTTCAGGCGTACACCTCAATGGGGGCCGGTCCCATGTCCACACCGGTCCAGGTGAAGGCGCAGCAAG GTGTGCCATCACAACCGAGCAATTTCCGGGCCACCGATATCGGCGAGACCGCAGTCACATTGCAATGGTCGAAGCCGACGCATTCCAGCGAGAATATCGTACACTACGAGCTCTACTGGTATGACACATACGCCAATCAGACCCATCACAA ACGGATTTCCAACTCGGAGGCATACACTCTGGACGGCCTGTATCCCGATACCATTTACTATATCTGGCTGGCGGCAAGGTCACAACGAGGCGAGGGGGCCACCACACCCCAGATTCCGGTTCGCACCAAGCAATATG TGCCCGGAGATCCGCAGGATGTTAAAGCCACTCCCTTGAACTCCACGTCGATCCACGTCAGTTGGAAGCCACCACTCGAAAAGGACCGCAATGGCATCATTCGTGGCTATCATATACACGCCCAGGAGCTGCGAGATGAG GGCAAGGGCTTCCTCAACGAACCCTTCAAGTTCGATGTGGTAGACACTCTGGAGTTCAATGTAACAGGCCTGCAACCGGACACCAAGTATTCCATCCAAGTGGCTGCCTTGACCCGGAAGGGCGATGGTGACCGCAGCGCAGCAATTGTGGTAAAGACGCCCGGAGGAGTTCCAGTTAGGCCCACAGTGAGtctaaagattatggagcgTGATCCAACGGTCTCCATTGAGCTGGAGTGGGAGCGTCCGGCACAGACTTACGGTGAACTAAGGGGCTACCGCCTGCGCTGGGGTGTCAAGGATCAGGCTCTGAAGGAGGAGATGCTTTCGGGACCCCAGATGACCAAACGGCGCTTCGATGATCTGGAACGTGGTGTGGAGTACGAGTTCCGCGTGGCGGGCAGCAACCACATCGGCATTGGTCAGGAGACAGTAAAGATATTCCAGACACCCGAGGGAACGCCGGGTGGACCACCGTCGAACATTACCATCCGCTTCCAGACCCCGGATGTTGTGTGCGTGACTTGGGATCCCCCTACAAGGGAGCACCGGAATGGTCTGATCACCCGCTACGACGTCCAGTTCCACAAGAAGATCGACCATGGCCTCGGATCTGAGCGAAACATGACCCTGCGCAAGGCGGTTTTCACCAACCTGGAGGAGAACACCGAGTACATCTTCCGGGTGAGGGCCTACACCAAACAAGGAGCCGGACCCTTCAGCGAGAAACTGATCGTGGAGACGGAGCGTGACATGGGCCGAGCACCGATGTCCGTCCAGGCGGAGGCCACGTCCGAGCAGACGGCGGAGATCTGGTGGGAGCCAGTGCCCAGTCGTGGTAAGTTGCTGGGCTACAAGATTTTCTACACGATGACGGCTGTGGAGGATCTGGATGACTGGCAGACGAAGACCGTGGGACTGACGGAGTCCGCTGATTTGGTGAATCTGGAAAAGTTTGCCCAGTATGCTGTGGCCATTGCGGCGCgttttaagaatggtttgggCAGGCTTAGCGAGAAGGTAACCGTTCGCATCAAGCCGGAGGATGTGCCTCTGAATCTCCGTGCCCACGACGTTAGCACTCACTCGATGACCCTCAGCTGGTCGCCTCCTATTCGTCTCACCCCTGTCAACTACAAGATCAGCTTCGACGCCATGAAGGTGTTCGTGGATTCGCAAGGTTTCTCCCAGACCCAGGTGGTTCAGAAGCGGGAGATCATACTGAAGCACTACGTGAAGACGCACACGATCAACGAGCTGAGTCCGTTCACCACCTACAACGTGAACGTGAGCGCCATACCATCGGACTACTCTTACCGCCCACCCACCAAGATCACTGTCACCACCCAGATGGCCGCCCCCCAACCCATGGTCAAACCGGACTTCTACGGAGTGGTCAACGGCGAGGAGATACTAGTGATACTGCCGCAGGCCTCCGAGGAGTACGGCCCCATTTCGCACTACTACTTGGTGGTGGTGCAAGAGGACAAGTCCAATCTTCACAAGATACCCGATCAGTTCCTCACAAACGAGCTGCTCCCGGGCTGGAACAAGCCGGAGCGTTCCAACGCCCCCTACATAGCCGCCAAGTTCCCGCAACGCTCCATTCCGTTCACCTTCCATTTGGGTTCCGGCGACGACTACCACAACTACACCAACCGAAAGCTGGAGCGGGAGAAGCGCTACCGAATCTTTGTCCGAGCAGTGGTAGACACGCCCCAGAAACATCTCTACACCTCGAGTCCCTTCTCGGAGTTCCTCTCTCTGGACATGAGGGAGGCGCCTCCGGGCGAAAGGCCACACCGACCTGACCCCAACTCTCCCTCAGAGCCGGAGGTGTCTGTCAACCGTAACAAGGATGAACCGGAGATTCTGTGGGTGGTGCTCCCGTTGATGGTGTCCACCTTTATTGTCTCCACCGCGTTGATAGTGCTCTGTGTGGTGAAGAGGCGCCGCCAGCCGTGCAAGACCCCGGATCAGGCGGCAGTAACCCGTCCGCTGATGGCCGCCGACCTCGGAGCTGGACCCACGCCCAGCGATCCCGTGGACATGCGACGGTTGAACTTCCAAACCCCCGGCATGATCTCACACCCGCCCATTCCAATCTCGGAATTTTCCAACCACATAGAGAGGCTCAAGTCCAACGACAACCAGAAGTTCTCGCAGGAATACGAGAGCATTGAGCCGGGCCAGCAGTTCACCTGGGACAACTCCAACCTGGAGCACAACAAGTCCAAGAATCGCTACGCCAACGTGACCGCCTACGACCATTCGCGTGTCCAACTGCCGCCAACGGAGGGTGTGTCCGGGTCGGACTACATAAACGCCAACTACTGCGATGGATATCGGAAGCATAACGCCTATGTGGCCACCCAGGGTCCACTCCAGGAGACCTTCATCGACTTTTGGCGCATGTGCTGGGAACTGAAGACTGCCACCATTGTGATGATGACGCGCTTGGAGGAGCGGACCCGGATCAAGTGTGACCAATACTGGCCGTCACGTGGCACAGAAACCTACGGCCAAATCTTTGTGACCATTACGGAGACCCAGGAACTGGCCACATACAGCATTCGGACCTTCCAACTGTGCCGGCAGGGCTTCAATGATCGACGGGAGATCAAGCAGCTGCAGTTCACCGCCTGGCCCGACCATGGAGTGCCCGATCATCCCGCCCCGTTCCTGCAGTTCCTGCGACGCTGCCGCGCCCTAACGCCACCGGAATCCGGCCCCGTGGTTGTCCACTGCTCGGCAGGAGTAGGTCGCACTGGATGCTACATTGTAATCGACTCGATGTTGGAGCGGATGAAGCACGAAAAGATCATCGACATTTACGGACATGTGACGTGCCTGCGAGCGCAGCGTAACTACATGGTGCAGACCGAGGACCAGTACATCTTCATACACGACGCCATCTTGGAAGCCATCGTCTGTGGGCTGACGGAGGTGCCCGCTCGCAACCTGCACACCCACCTGCAGAAACTCTTGACCACGGAGCCCGGCGAGAGCATCTCTGGCATGGAGGTGGAGTTCAAGAAGCTCTCAAACGTGAAAATGGACTCGTCCAAGTTTGTTACGGCCAATCTGCCATGCAATAAACACAAGAACCGCCTGGTCCATATCCTGCCGTACGAGTCCAGCCGCGTCTACCTGACCCCCATCCATGGCATTGAGGGAAGCGATTACGTCAATGCCAGCTTCATCGATGGTTATCGCTACCGCTCCGCCTACATCGCCGCCCAGGGACCTGTCCAGGATACCGCCGAGGACTTTTGGCGAATGCTCTGGGAGCATAACTCCACCATTGTGGTGATGCTCACCAAGCTCAAGGAAATGGGCAGG gagaaatgcttcCAGTACTGGCCCCACGAGCGATCCGTGCGCTATCAGTATTATGTTGTGGACCCCATTGCTGAATACAATATGCCGCAGTACAAGTTGCGCGAGTTCAAG GTGACCGATGCTCGCGATGGCTCTTCGCGCACCGTCCGACAATTCCAGTTCATCGACTGGCCAGAGCAGGGAGTGCCCAAGTCGGGTGAGGGATTCATCGACTTTATTGGACAGGTGCACAAGACCAAGGAGCAGTTTGGCCAGGATGGACCCATCACTGTGCACTGTTCCGCTGGTGTGGGTCGGACGGGTGTGTTTATCACCCTCAGCATTGTCCTTGAGCGGATGCAGTACGAAGGAGTCCTGGATGTTTTCCAGACCGTGCGCATCCTGCGCTCCCAGCGACCGGCAATGGTGCAAACCGAG GATCAATATCACTTCTGCTACCGCGCTGCATTGGAGTACTTGGGCTCATTCGACAACTATGCCAACTGA